In Pseudomonas sp. MTM4, one genomic interval encodes:
- a CDS encoding helix-turn-helix transcriptional regulator gives MAHMAEIDIETLRRSAADACGLLKVLGNPDRLLLLCQLTQGEHCVGDLASATGIVQPTLSQQLTVLRHNGLVSTRREGKQVHYSIASPQAMEVMQVLYRLYCQHPEREEPSA, from the coding sequence ATGGCCCACATGGCAGAAATCGATATCGAAACGCTTCGTCGCAGTGCCGCGGACGCCTGCGGCTTGCTGAAAGTGCTCGGCAACCCCGACCGCCTGTTGTTGCTCTGCCAGCTGACCCAGGGCGAGCACTGCGTGGGTGACCTCGCCAGTGCGACGGGCATTGTGCAGCCGACCCTGTCGCAGCAGCTCACGGTGCTGCGCCATAACGGCTTGGTCAGCACCCGACGCGAGGGCAAGCAAGTGCATTACAGCATCGCCAGCCCTCAAGCGATGGAGGTTATGCAGGTGCTTTACCGGCTTTACTGTCAGCATCCCGAACGCGAGGAACCCTCGGCATGA
- a CDS encoding MBL fold metallo-hydrolase yields MIFRQLFEPVSSTYTYVLGCEDTGQAVLIDPVISATDRDLAELARLDLQLAFTLDTHIHADHITAALELKKQTGCRIAGPAIDKLPCTDVGIEEGVPFIVGSLQFTPLHTPGHTDGHFAYLLGDRLFSGDALLIDGCGRTDFQNGSADDLFHSVRNKLFTLPDDTLVYPGHDYSGRRVSTIAQEKQRNPRLGEAITLERFRDIMAELNLPYPAFIDHAVPGNRQCGVCPPDLTDNFRRYCEQVEHSPQG; encoded by the coding sequence ATGATATTTCGCCAGCTGTTCGAGCCCGTGTCGTCCACCTATACCTACGTACTCGGATGCGAGGACACCGGCCAGGCCGTGCTCATCGACCCGGTCATTTCCGCAACGGACCGCGACCTGGCCGAGCTGGCCAGGCTGGACCTGCAGCTGGCGTTCACCTTGGACACCCATATACATGCCGACCACATCACCGCCGCGCTGGAGCTGAAGAAGCAGACCGGCTGCCGTATCGCGGGGCCGGCTATCGATAAGTTGCCCTGCACGGATGTGGGCATTGAAGAAGGTGTTCCTTTCATCGTCGGCAGCCTGCAGTTCACACCCTTGCATACCCCCGGACACACCGACGGGCATTTTGCCTATCTCCTCGGTGATCGCCTGTTCAGCGGTGATGCGTTGCTCATCGACGGCTGCGGTAGGACTGACTTTCAGAACGGCAGCGCCGACGACCTGTTTCACAGCGTTAGAAACAAGCTGTTCACGCTGCCAGACGACACCCTGGTCTATCCCGGCCATGACTACAGCGGTCGACGAGTCTCGACCATCGCCCAGGAAAAGCAGCGCAACCCCCGACTCGGTGAAGCGATAACGTTGGAGCGCTTCCGCGACATCATGGCGGAACTGAACTTGCCCTATCCCGCGTTCATCGATCATGCCGTGCCGGGGAATCGCCAGTGCGGTGTCTGCCCACCCGACCTGACGGATAATTTCCGCCGCTATTGCGAACAGGTTGAGCACAGTCCTCAGGGTTGA
- a CDS encoding SAVED domain-containing protein, whose protein sequence is MANAVSAGWHGHDYQARFFWIHASALRDPDQSHVIEVSYEADGPKAFDDVIIRYDPPRASTGPVRISVDYHQIKFHVTGAGRFGYADLINPAFIGAESVSLLERLKQAKKSAPQNSAYHLVTIDSVKDGDPLGEIISAVDYSLRLDKLSVGKTDTSKMGKVRKLWREHLKLASDDELKKVLEGLHIATAQRSLTQLREEVNLRFRVVGLISCHDSSEFRFDAAARSLKSKGLYQFTRQQFETLCQEEGWVRSDPPENLLNVALRSFADGPTDRIDALPENTLSLLQHFDGRHLRPGEDWASVVQPAVESFLARIKQSERRIRLFLDVHTSIAFLAGRCLGLKSGMEVELVQKGRSGTSVWRADDGKDKSATDVTVEQLHAGPDIALVLSISRDAVDDVRDYVAKQPTIGKILHITPTEGPGQNAVAGGAHAARLADDVAKAVAKARVPFGAQIHVFSAAPNAVNFFVGQHAEAMGTCVFYEFDFNRRVDGSYHPTFKVQ, encoded by the coding sequence ATGGCAAACGCGGTTTCGGCCGGATGGCACGGGCATGATTATCAAGCCCGATTTTTCTGGATTCATGCATCTGCATTAAGGGACCCTGATCAGTCACATGTCATTGAAGTCTCCTACGAGGCTGACGGTCCTAAAGCGTTCGACGACGTGATTATTCGCTATGACCCGCCGCGGGCGAGCACTGGGCCGGTGCGCATCTCGGTTGACTACCACCAGATCAAGTTTCATGTCACTGGCGCAGGTCGATTCGGCTACGCAGATCTCATCAATCCAGCCTTCATCGGCGCCGAATCGGTGTCTCTCCTGGAAAGATTGAAGCAGGCAAAAAAGAGCGCACCTCAGAACTCTGCTTATCACCTTGTTACGATCGACAGCGTTAAAGATGGCGATCCACTGGGTGAGATCATTTCAGCCGTGGACTATTCCCTGCGCCTTGACAAGCTATCGGTTGGCAAAACGGACACCAGTAAAATGGGCAAGGTTCGCAAGCTGTGGCGCGAACATCTCAAGCTCGCATCGGACGACGAACTGAAGAAGGTGCTGGAGGGACTTCATATTGCAACCGCCCAGCGGTCTCTGACTCAGCTGCGCGAAGAAGTGAACCTTCGCTTCCGAGTAGTTGGCCTGATCAGTTGCCATGACAGTTCCGAATTCCGTTTCGACGCTGCTGCAAGGTCCCTCAAGAGCAAAGGCCTGTACCAGTTTACGCGCCAGCAGTTCGAAACCCTCTGCCAAGAGGAAGGTTGGGTTCGTTCCGATCCTCCTGAGAATCTCCTCAACGTAGCCCTTCGCTCGTTTGCAGATGGTCCAACCGACCGTATAGACGCGCTACCGGAAAACACTCTTTCACTATTGCAGCACTTTGACGGCCGTCACCTCAGACCAGGCGAGGATTGGGCATCTGTAGTTCAACCCGCGGTTGAGTCGTTCCTGGCGCGAATAAAGCAATCGGAACGCCGTATTCGATTGTTTCTGGACGTTCATACCTCAATCGCATTCCTGGCAGGACGATGCCTCGGGCTGAAATCCGGCATGGAGGTTGAGCTCGTTCAGAAGGGGCGCTCAGGGACATCTGTTTGGCGGGCAGATGACGGCAAAGATAAGAGCGCAACCGATGTCACTGTTGAACAACTCCATGCTGGTCCAGACATTGCGCTTGTGTTGAGCATATCTCGAGATGCTGTGGACGATGTGCGGGACTACGTCGCCAAGCAGCCGACGATAGGCAAGATTTTGCACATCACGCCTACAGAGGGGCCAGGCCAAAACGCCGTAGCGGGAGGGGCCCATGCCGCCCGCCTGGCGGACGACGTTGCCAAGGCAGTGGCCAAGGCTCGGGTTCCATTCGGCGCTCAAATCCACGTATTTAGCGCGGCACCGAATGCGGTCAATTTCTTTGTGGGTCAACACGCCGAAGCTATGGGCACATGCGTTTTCTACGAGTTCGATTTCAACCGCCGCGTCGACGGTAGCTACCACCCCACCTTCAAGGTTCAATGA